The Candidatus Edwardsbacteria bacterium sequence AAATGCGCTTCTTGTGATAATATTTACAGCAGTAATTGAATGAGATATCAATAAATTATTAAGGAGACCCCAATGGAAGACCTCAAGCTGGCAAAAAAACTGGTCAAGGCCCTGGACATGGCCATCAGGTACGAAAGACAAGCCCAGGAAAGATACGCCCGGGAAGCCACCTATTCGTATGAATACGATGTGAAGGGCCTCTTCAAGCAGCTGGTTTCCGAAGAATTAAAACATGAGAGGATCCTGACCCAGAAGAAGAATCTGGTGCTCAAGGATATCGCCAAAATGGAAAAGAATAAATAATTTACAAGGAGTTGAAGATGCCCAAGAAAACCTATCCTAAGATCGATGTTGAGGCCTGCATCGGCTGCGGGGCCTGCGTTTCGGCCTGCCCAACCAGCGTGCTGGATATGCCCTCGGACAAGGCAGTAGTGGTCAAAGCCGATGCCTGCACCGAATGCGGTGCT is a genomic window containing:
- a CDS encoding 4Fe-4S binding protein, whose protein sequence is MPKKTYPKIDVEACIGCGACVSACPTSVLDMPSDKAVVVKADACTECGACVDACPVSAIVLAEQDY